The following proteins are co-located in the Bombus pascuorum chromosome 3, iyBomPasc1.1, whole genome shotgun sequence genome:
- the LOC132905550 gene encoding protein outspread isoform X3, with the protein MSGGTAGVRGTGAECRKFAPNIFNKSKCSSCFKQKEEHSAEALECNRATRKISKCGYLFVAPGWDFSNPLNRTKRWQRRWFVLYDDGELTYSVDEHPETVPQARIDMTRVLEVAAAEDITGHPYSLAITAPEGVTFVKGTCREETRWWADVLQVYSRNKGRHKRNATFPGGQTTILQVTPTIRSNTPNPPRPRFNSCRSEPRSNTWIPETSVSSDLCPPVFSSTPSLVTNSVVTTTSNATMSNGNVETNSDHRTRNLSPLRTSTPLENGGSTYLSSVSTTSSMNGSVSSTVYSTTSTPTTVSSSSSLTEKPPIVPNEGRSSYRDQPASSASPPTRDKLRAEDKARRRMNQHGERAGTACSSEKLDDDACRRILLEHEREREGKLRDIAASLTQPRVRRIKPRTSEPTRDVVDAANAAYQDKFIRGDPDGCGLDISGIRYSPTSELRVDLPAEDLLNIKKGWLMKQGLNKEWNKHWFVLRGCGLMYYRDPCAEDKGIMDGVIDLNTVTAVTPLQVARNYGFQTVAWDDRGSTVLSAVTAGIRASWMSAIRRAANLPDPDSSNDSLTVCQDGQQDNTPQSPTASITDRERDSVVPSTSVTPRSVLFSSDEEYRTASEGGRRESGDWSEVPVSPPLVRNGDWAGGLKGSSWSDSANHEWSELPPSPPLTRTALSRVKARSRSSSRSRVYKRSCSSPLSSRRSTLDSVRSEDLMMACCELGEDEDQHNGHMQNNSCLSSANESPLIVELLENQVSMLRDQLGQNQSHPSTLLVIIERQENEIESLKSQLNAARADVASAEKELSRLRQQKAEASIREKQVDELLNTIQRTEQQRNKDLEDLEKMKKMYNRDKEVLECKLLETEAILRETSERCEMLTKELASSHRTVEHLQSEVTSLSNRLSQGIDENERLYSKVRELEDKGGLSSSRERGRSFDSLSDLTNIELDLDFNTLDKERIVEEYDELRSRFEKAILEIRAMRKELREAHAIQDALELEIFAHKQDAASVSETNQAQLQLMAARIQDLTNKLAASEKQVRTLKQKLTKAESRDKRRSLSLKGRESFQISQEMEDKLLDLENKICAIERGKGTSAPVSTGCSSKESSPNPKKEKRRDGKSLDRTRLRRKSLDSATSSEPMKVLIRLSTLETKVANVTENMASDAEKDSSECSEISASSTSEVSLEIIARLRKLERVVSKSKRRLEKCLGSTQAEDKAEKCLREVNDILDSCLECKKNQASAQVTESVGVVVSRLETILKDKLSELTKRRQTLEQNGQLNDREKMKLVAERVAFEFVVLRQIKCAIGRTFDRSAVLSELVETSQLASSLMRKIHGTKPKTYQNTSYIQYLTRVLANKLVLVGGVAATETTTTEVSAARNESLNFLLQKQREVNEIVRKYKETKLRQLAEALAAETLSMSEQEDLNKHEVINSNKKLLEDRRIREAWALAQETVSKELVQAEVSHVIVRCGQMYEQNITSITDACLNFEGAENVTLESWIDAAQARLRQEMEVSTRELSDVYEECLHQLKKNKSTIVESKYESRQLLTEYADVIAHKALIDARIGLLQENTRQLTIFPGETFVSSLIRNDDVLSSLLEADDHEFQSNPILDAEYSYLYQQFSKDCEERISGSKRASKDQIKNVGQSLHYLEEDLVQLSKRVRGRLSENNENTQWPTKSPTVTIADWSSVCEKCSELRKQIKKLSDYMNSVTCKQCGQLQETIDRITAEHNQELETLKRNQERDLMDIKGELDNQRQSLTSQYEQEAASLREKARKLEHRLNAMDSEHSAHVNELRAAYQRSMSAELDTDAETRKRYKEEIKQLRALCEKGLLAMENSHRRIISEMEEKHRQELENLRVEKEQALSEETQATLAALDAMRKAHEHEVQKEIAKFKQEFIKQMQAREDIGVLHKEHEEEMEEIKQEILSLSAKYSSKCVESAALEEKVGSLTKQLAQAQQHIMQLDARNKQLRAHLVIETNDGTINDSMQMLRGRDNEIVEPREEIHRLQQLKVAQQRCESTAPAVAGRAATKSKNSNTRRHTASMPTILARPASPRNPQLSPLQS; encoded by the exons CCAGAAACGGTTCCTCAAGCGAGGATCGACATGACCCGCGTGTTGGAGGTCGCTGCAGCCGAAGACATCACTGGACATCCTTACAGCCTCGCGATCACCGCGCCGGAAGGAGTTACCTTCGTAAAAGGCACGTGCCGCGAGGAAACCAGATGGTGGGCCGATGTGCTGCAAGTCTACTCGAGGAACAAG GGCCGACATAAGAGGAACGCGACGTTCCCCGGTGGACAGACTACCATTCTTCAAGTCACTCCAACGATCAGAA GCAATACACCGAATCCTCCGCGACCTCGTTTCAACAGCTGTCGTTCAGAGCCACGCAGCAACACATGGATCCCAGAAACGAGCGTCTCTTCCGACCTCTGTCCACCAGTGTTCTCTTCCACACCATCTTTGGTAACCAACAGCGTGGTAACCACCACCAGCAATGCAACGATGAGCAATGGGAACGTGGAAACCAACAGCGACCATCGAACGAGAAACCTGTCGCCTCTAAGAACCAGCACACCCCTGGAGAACGGTGGTTCCACGTATCTATCTTCCGTCTCAACCACTTCGTCGATGAATGGAAGCGTGTCCAGCACTGTGTATTCAACCACGTCGACGCCAACGACCGTGTCAAGCAGCAGTTCCTTGACAGAGAAGCCACCGATCGTGCCCAACGAGGGTAGATCGAGCTACAGGGATCAGCCAGCGAGCAGCGCGTCCCCTCCGACCAGGGACAAGCTTCGAGCGGAGGACAAGGCCAGACGCAGGATGAATCAGCACGGAGAACGAGCCGGGACAGCCTGCTCCAGCGAGAAACTAG ACGATGACGCCTGTCGAAGAATCTTGCTGGAGCACGAGAGGGAACGAGAGGGAAAATTGCGGGATATTGCTGCCTCTTTGACCCAGCCACGCGTCAGGAGGATCAAACCGAGAACGTCTGAACCAACTAGGGACGTGGTGGATGCAGCTAACGCGGCGTATCAGGACAAATTC ATCAGAGGTGACCCAGACGGATGTGGCCTGGACATTTCGGGGATAAGATATTCTCCTACGTCCGAACTGAGGGTTGATCTGCCTGCTGAGGATTTATTAAACATCAAGAAAGGCTGGCTAATGAAGCAAGGATTGAACAAG GAATGGAACAAGCATTGGTTCGTGTTGCGCGGTTGCGGTCTCATGTACTACCGTGATCCTTGCGCGGAAGATAAGGGTATCATGGACGGTGTCATAGATCTGAATACCGTTACCGCCGTCACGCCCCTTCAAGTCGCAAGAAATTATGGATTCCAGACCGTG GCCTGGGATGATCGAGGATCTACCGTGCTCTCCGCGGTCACCGCTGGTATACGAGCCAGTTGGATGTCGGCCATTCGGAGGGCTGCCAATTTACCGGATCCTGACAGTAGCAACGATTCTCTGACCGTTTGTCAAGATGGACAGCAAGATAACACGCCTCAATCACCTACTGC ATCCATTACGGACCGTGAGAGAGACTCGGTTGTTCCATCGACCTCGGTCACGCCACGCTCAGTCCTCTTCTCTTCGGACGAGGAGTATCGAACAGCATCCGAGGGTGGCAGAAGAGAGTCCGGTGATTGGTCAGAAGTCCCAGTGTCACCACCTCTCGTAAGGAACGGCGATTGGGCCGGTGGACTGAAGGGATCGAGCTGGTCAGACTCAGCAAACCACGAATGGTCAGAATTACCCCCCTCACCACCGTTGACAAGAACAGCTCTATCCCGAGTAAAAGCACGGTCCAGATCAAGCTCCAGATCTAGAGTATACAAGAGAAGTTGTAGCTCGCCTTTAAGCTCAAGAAGAAGCACGTTGGACAGCGTGAGGTCGGAAGATCTAATGATGGCTTGCTGCGAACTTGGAGAAGACGAGGACCAACATAATGGACACATGCAGAACAATAGTTGTCTCTCGAGTGCCAACGAGAGTCCCTTGATCGTAGAATTGTTGGAGAATCAGGTGTCGATGTTGCGCGATCAGTTGGGTCAAAATCAATCCCACCCGAGCACGCTACTAGTCATTATCGAGCgtcaagaaaatgaaatagagAGTCTGAAGTCGCAGCTGAACGCCGCGAGAGCGGATGTTGCTAGTGCGGAGAAGGAGTTGTCCAGGTTGAGACAGCAGAAGGCTGAAGCTTCTATTAGGGAGAAACAGGTCGACGAACTGTTAAATACCATCCAGAGAACAGAGCAACAGAGGAACAAGGATTTAGAGGACTTggagaagatgaagaagatgTACAACAGAGACAAAGAGGTGTTGGAGTGCAAATTGCTGGAGACAGAGGCTATTCTTAGGGAGACGAGTGAACGGTGCGAAATGCTTACTAAGGAGTTGGCATCGAGTCATAGAACCGTTGAACATTTGCAGTCGGAGGTTACTTCATTGAGTAACAGATTGTCTCAAG GAATAGACGAAAACGAACGTTTATATAGCAAAGTTCGAGAATTGGAAGATAAAGGGGGACTATCTTCTTCAAGGGAGCGCGGGAGAAGCTTCGACTCTCTCAGTGACTTAACGAATATTGAGTTAGACCTGGACTTTAATACTCTTGATAAGGAAAG AATCGTGGAAGAATACGACGAACTGAGAAGCCGCTTTGAGAAAGCTATCCTGGAGATACGCGCGATGCGCAAGGAACTCCGTGAAGCGCACGCGATACAGGACGCACTGGAGCTAGAGATTTTCGCTCACAAGCAGGACGCAGCGAGTGTCAGCGAGACGAACCAGGCTCAGCTGCAATTAATGGCAGCTAGGATTCAAGATTTGACGAACAAGCTTGCAGCTAGCGAGAAACAAGTGAGAACGTTGAAGCAGAAGTTGACTAAAGCTGAAAgtagagataaaagaagatcGCTGTCGTTGAAGGGTCGTGAGTCCTTCCAGATCTCGCAAGAGATGGAGGACAAGCTGCTGGATCTGGAGAACAAGATCTGTGCTATAGAACGTGGAAAAGGTACCAGTGCACCAGTATCAACTGGATGCAGCTCGAAGGAATCGAGTCCTAACccaaagaaggagaaaagaagggACGGAAAGAGTCTGGATCGTACTAgattaagaagaaaatcgCTAGATAGTGCAACTAGTTCCGAACCGATGAAAGTGTTGATCAGACTCAGCACTCTAGAGACGAAGGTGGCGAACGTTACAGAAAATATGGCGAGTGACGCTGAAAAAGACTCCAGCGAGTGTAGCGAAATCAGTGCATCCTCCACCAGCGAAGTTTCATTGGAGATCATCGCGAGGTTAAGGAAATTGGAGAGGGTGGTGTCGAAGTCAAAGAGGAGGCTGGAGAAGTGTTTAGGTTCGACACAAGCGGAAGATAAAGCGGAGAAGTGTTTGCGCGAGGTGAACGACATCCTGGACTCGTGTTTAGAATGTAAGAAAAACCAAGCTAGCGCTCAAGTGACCGAGTCAGTAGGCGTAGTGGTATCTAGACTAGAGACTATACTTAAAGATAAATTGAGCGAACTCACGAAGAGACGGCAGACGCTCGAGCAGAACGGCCAACTAAACGACAGAGAGAAGATGAAGCTGGTCGCGGAGAGAGTGGCGTTCGAGTTCGTCGTTTTGAGACAGATCAAGTGCGCGATCGGCCGGACATTCGACCGGAGTGCCGTTCTCAGTGAATTGGTCGAAACTAGTCAGCTTGCCTCAAGCTTAATGCGTAAGATTCACGGAACTAAGCCCAAAACGTACCAAAACACCAGTTACATTCAGTATCTTACTAGAGTGTTAGCGAATAAGTTAGTACTAGTAGGTGGCGTGGCCGCGACGGAGACGACGACCACGGAGGTGTCCGCAGCTCGTAACGAGAGCTTGAACTTCCTGCTACAAAAACAACGCGAAGTGAACGAGATCGTACGgaaatataaagaaacgaaGTTGAGACAGCTCGCAGAAGCACTGGCTGCCGAAACGTTGAGCATGTCCGAGCAAGAGGATTTGAACAAACATGAGGTGATCAactcgaataaaaaattactagaAGATCGACGAATTCGCGAAGCGTGGGCGTTGGCTCAAGAAACGGTCAGCAAAGAGTTGGTACAAGCTGAAGTGTCTCACGTGATCGTGCGTTGCGGCCAAATGTACGAACAGAACATCACGAGCATCACCGATGCTTGTCTCAACTTTGAGGGCGCGGAGAACGTAACGTTGGAATCTTGGATCGATGCCGCGCAGGCCAGACTCCGTCAAGAGATGGAAGTTTCTACTCGCGAGCTATCCGACGTGTACGAGGAATGCCTTCATCAgctgaagaaaaataaatcgacGATAGTTGAATCGAAGTACGAGTCCCGGCAGTTGTTAACGGAATACGCGGACGTGATCGCGCACAAAGCTTTAATAGACGCCAGAATCGGGCTTCTTCAGGAGAATACGAGACAATTGACGATCTTCCCTGGGGAGACTTTCGTATCTAGTCTAATCCGAAACGACGACGTCCTTTCAAGTCTGCTAGAAGCGGACGACCACGAGTTCCAAAGCAATCCGATTCTCGACGCGGAGTACAGTTACCTTTATCAACAGTTTAGCAAGGACTGCGAGGAAAGGATATCCGGTTCAAAGCGTGCTTCGAAGGATCAGATAAAGAACGTTGGCCAGAGTTTGCACTACCTAGAAGAAGACTTAGTTCAATTGAGCAAACGCGTCCGAGGCAGATTGAGCGAGAATAACGAAAATACCCAGTGGCCTACGAAGTCGCCGACGGTTACCATCGCCGACTGGTCGAGCGTGTGCGAAAAATGCTCGGAATTGCGCAAGCAGATCAAGAAGCTGAGCGACTACATGAATAGCGTGACTTGCAAACAGTGTGGTCAATTGCAAGAAACCATTGATAGGATAACAGCCGAGCATAATCAAGAGTTGGAGACATTGAAGCGCAACCAGGAGAGGGATTTGATGGACATCAAAGGTGAACTAGACAATCAGAGACAATCTCTAACATCTCAGTACGAACAGGAAGCGGCCAGTCTACGAGAAAAGGCGAGGAAATTGGAACATAGACTGAACGCTATGGACTCTGAGCACTCTGCTCACGTGAACGAACTTAGAGCAGCTTATCAACGATCCATGAGCGCGGAATTGGACACAGACGCGGAAACAAGAAAGAGATATAAAGAGGAAATCAAACAATTACGAGCGTTGTGTGAGAAAGGTTTGCTGGCAATGGAAAATTCTCATAGACGCATTATTTCCGAGATGGAAGAGAAACATCGACAGGAATTGGAAAATCTGAGGGTGGAGAAAGAGCAGGCATTATCAGAAGAGACTCAAGCCACTCTGGCGGCTCTTGATGCTATGAGAAAGGCGCACGAACACGAAGTGCAGAAGGAAATAGCTAAGTTTAAGCaggaatttattaaacagatgCAGGCACGCGAGGACATTGGCGTGCTTCATAAAGAACACGA GGAAGAGATGGAGGAGATAAAGCAGGAAATTCTTTCGTTATCTGCAAAATATTCCTCTAAGTGTGTGGAGTCCGCGGCCCTGGAGGAAAAAGTAGGATCCCTTACCAAACAACTTGCTCAAGCGCAACAGCACATCATGCAACTAGACGCGAGAAACAAACAGCTGAGGGCACATTTGGTAATAGAAACGAACGATGGTACGATCAACGACAGTATGCAAATGCTGAGGGGCAGGGATAACGAGATTGTCGAGCCAAGGGAGGAAATTCATCGACTACAACAGTTGAAG GTGGCACAGCAGAGGTGCGAGTCGACAGCGCCGGCAGTGGCTGGCAGGGCAgcaacaaaatcgaaaaacagcAACACTCGGAGGCATACGGCTTCCATGCCGACGATCCTCGCGCGTCCCGCCTCACCCCGGAACCCCCAGCTCTCTCCGTTGCAG AGCTGA